In Pseudomonas fluorescens NCIMB 11764, a single window of DNA contains:
- the urtD gene encoding urea ABC transporter ATP-binding protein UrtD: MRVTATAEFMLEPAFYPPNPNKDAGSSRDAIGLGQRVGPGLDTRHGTILTLEDISVSFDGFKALNDLNLYIGVGELRCIIGPNGAGKTTLMDVITGKTRPSHGKAWFGETLDLTQMSEVQIAQAGIGRKFQKPTVFEALSVFENLELAQKTDKSVWASLRARLSGEQKDRISEVLETIRLTTSVNRPAGLLSHGQKQFLEIGMLLMQDPQLLLLDEPVAGMTDAETEFTAELFKSLAGKHSLMVVEHDMGFVGSIADHVTVLHQGSVLAEGSLEQVQENERVIEVYLGR; the protein is encoded by the coding sequence ATGAGAGTGACTGCGACGGCTGAATTCATGCTCGAACCGGCGTTTTATCCACCGAACCCGAACAAGGACGCCGGCAGCAGCCGCGACGCCATCGGCCTCGGCCAACGCGTCGGCCCCGGCCTGGATACCCGCCACGGCACCATCCTGACCCTGGAAGACATCAGCGTCAGCTTCGATGGTTTCAAGGCTCTGAACGATTTGAACCTGTACATCGGCGTCGGCGAATTGCGCTGCATCATCGGCCCCAACGGCGCGGGAAAGACCACGCTGATGGACGTGATCACCGGCAAGACTCGCCCCAGTCATGGCAAAGCCTGGTTCGGTGAAACCCTCGACCTGACGCAGATGAGCGAAGTACAGATTGCCCAGGCCGGCATCGGCCGCAAGTTCCAGAAGCCGACAGTGTTCGAAGCCCTGAGCGTATTCGAAAACCTGGAGCTGGCGCAGAAAACCGATAAGTCCGTGTGGGCCAGCCTGCGGGCTCGCTTGAGTGGAGAACAGAAGGATCGCATCAGCGAAGTGCTGGAGACCATTCGCCTGACCACCTCGGTCAATCGCCCGGCAGGCTTGTTGTCCCACGGTCAGAAGCAGTTTCTGGAGATCGGCATGTTGCTGATGCAAGACCCGCAACTGCTACTGCTCGACGAACCGGTGGCGGGCATGACCGACGCCGAAACCGAATTCACCGCCGAGCTGTTCAAAAGCCTGGCCGGCAAGCATTCGCTGATGGTGGTGGAACACGACATGGGGTTTGTCGGCTCGATTGCCGACCACGTCACCGTATTGCACCAGGGCAGCGTGCTGGCCGAAGGGTCGCTGGAACAGGTGCAGGAAAACGAGCGGGTGATCGAGGTGTACCTCGGTCGCTGA
- the urtC gene encoding urea ABC transporter permease subunit UrtC, translating into MNQPLMLTASQKAGPKVTIAVGAVILVLLLALPLLSLLSPDSAFHVSAYTLTLVGKILCYAIVALALDLVWGYAGLLSLGHGLFFALGGYAMGMYLMRQASGDGLPAFMTFLSWTELPWYWTGTSSFLWSMCLVVLAPGLLALVFGFFAFRSRIKGVYFSIMTQALTFAGMLLFFRNETGFGGNNGFTNFRTILGFGITEPGTRAVLFFATVLLLVASLFIGWRLAQSKFGRVLTALRDAENRLMFCGYDPRGFKLFVWVLSAVLCGLAGALYVPQVGIINPSEMSPTNSIEAAVWVALGGRGTLIGPLLGAGVVNGMKSWFTVAFPEYWLFFLGALFIVVTLYLPKGVIGLLKKRGDQ; encoded by the coding sequence ATGAACCAGCCCCTGATGCTCACGGCCAGCCAAAAGGCCGGCCCCAAAGTCACGATTGCCGTCGGCGCGGTGATCCTCGTTCTGTTGCTCGCGCTGCCGCTGCTGTCGCTGTTGTCGCCGGACAGCGCGTTTCATGTCTCGGCTTATACGCTGACCCTGGTGGGCAAGATTCTTTGCTACGCCATTGTCGCCCTGGCGCTGGATCTGGTCTGGGGCTACGCCGGCCTGCTGTCCCTCGGCCATGGTCTGTTCTTCGCTCTCGGCGGTTATGCGATGGGCATGTACCTGATGCGCCAGGCTTCGGGCGATGGTTTGCCCGCATTCATGACGTTTCTGTCGTGGACCGAACTGCCGTGGTACTGGACCGGCACCAGCAGTTTCCTCTGGTCGATGTGCCTGGTGGTACTGGCGCCGGGGTTGCTGGCGCTGGTGTTCGGGTTCTTCGCCTTCCGTTCGCGGATCAAAGGCGTGTATTTCTCGATCATGACCCAGGCCCTGACCTTCGCCGGGATGCTGCTGTTTTTCCGCAACGAAACCGGATTTGGCGGCAACAACGGCTTCACCAATTTCCGCACCATTCTCGGTTTTGGCATCACCGAACCGGGGACGCGCGCCGTGCTGTTTTTCGCAACGGTGCTGTTGCTGGTGGCGAGCCTGTTCATCGGTTGGCGCCTCGCGCAAAGCAAGTTCGGCCGGGTGCTGACCGCGTTGCGCGATGCAGAAAACCGCCTAATGTTCTGCGGTTACGACCCTCGCGGATTCAAGCTGTTTGTCTGGGTATTGAGCGCGGTGTTATGCGGTCTGGCCGGTGCGCTGTATGTGCCGCAGGTCGGCATCATCAACCCGAGCGAAATGTCGCCGACCAACTCCATCGAAGCCGCTGTCTGGGTGGCGCTGGGTGGTCGCGGCACGCTGATCGGCCCGCTGCTCGGTGCTGGTGTAGTCAACGGCATGAAGAGCTGGTTCACCGTGGCATTCCCGGAATACTGGCTGTTCTTCCTCGGCGCGTTGTTCATCGTCGTGACCTTGTACCTGCCCAAAGGCGTGATCGGCCTGCTGAAGAAAAGGGGTGACCAATGA
- the urtB gene encoding urea ABC transporter permease subunit UrtB codes for MPTALYRFILAIALLLPMAVHASDAEDFVAANPVQQAKLLETWAAQPDPARVELINALQQGELMVDGQPKTLRLNNRLRGLIDTALASHQLLAADAKIRLGAAQQLQKSAKPAQLKFLDQQLAGEKDENVHAALSLALANLQLVDTDPAVRLAAVRLLGETGDPLARTRLESLLEPGIEADANVRTAAETSLAQVKRKLLIGEMLGQAFSGMSLGSILLLAALGLAITFGLLGVINMAHGEMLMLGAYSTYVVQLMFQRFAPQAIEFYPLIALPVAFFVTAAIGMALERTVIRHLYGRPLETLLATWGISLMLIQLVRLLFGAQNVEVANPAWLSGGIQVLPNLVLPYNRIVIIAFALFVVVLTWLLLNKTRLGLNVRAVTQNRNMAACCGVPTGRVDMLAFGLGSGIAGLGGVALSQIGNVGPDLGQSYIIDSFLVVVLGGVGQLAGSVLAAFGLGIANKILEPQIGAVLGKILILALIILFIQKRPQGLFALKGRVID; via the coding sequence ATGCCCACCGCCCTTTACCGCTTCATCCTCGCCATCGCGTTGTTACTGCCGATGGCTGTACACGCCAGCGACGCCGAAGATTTCGTCGCCGCCAATCCCGTGCAGCAAGCCAAACTCCTGGAAACCTGGGCCGCGCAGCCCGATCCGGCCCGTGTCGAACTGATCAACGCCCTGCAGCAAGGCGAGTTGATGGTCGACGGTCAACCGAAAACCCTGCGCCTGAACAATCGCCTGCGGGGTCTGATCGACACCGCGCTGGCCAGCCACCAATTGCTCGCCGCCGACGCCAAAATCCGTCTGGGCGCCGCCCAGCAATTGCAGAAAAGCGCCAAACCCGCGCAGCTGAAATTTCTCGACCAGCAACTGGCTGGCGAAAAAGATGAAAACGTCCACGCCGCCCTCAGCCTGGCCCTGGCCAATCTGCAACTGGTCGACACCGACCCGGCCGTGCGCCTCGCCGCTGTGCGTCTGCTCGGCGAAACCGGCGATCCATTGGCCCGCACTCGTCTCGAGAGTCTGCTGGAACCGGGTATCGAAGCCGACGCCAATGTGCGCACGGCTGCCGAAACCAGCTTGGCCCAAGTCAAACGCAAACTGCTGATCGGCGAAATGCTCGGGCAAGCCTTCAGCGGTATGTCCCTCGGCTCGATCCTGTTGCTCGCGGCGCTTGGCCTGGCGATCACCTTCGGCCTGCTCGGCGTGATCAACATGGCCCACGGCGAGATGCTGATGCTCGGCGCCTACTCGACGTACGTGGTGCAACTGATGTTCCAGCGTTTCGCTCCGCAAGCCATCGAGTTTTATCCGCTGATCGCGTTGCCGGTGGCGTTTTTCGTCACCGCCGCGATTGGCATGGCACTGGAACGCACGGTGATTCGTCACCTCTACGGTCGCCCGCTGGAAACCCTGCTTGCGACGTGGGGCATCAGCCTGATGCTGATTCAGCTGGTCCGATTGCTGTTCGGCGCGCAGAACGTGGAAGTGGCCAACCCCGCCTGGTTGTCCGGCGGGATTCAGGTGCTGCCCAATCTGGTGCTGCCGTACAACCGCATCGTGATCATCGCCTTCGCGCTGTTTGTGGTGGTGCTGACCTGGCTGCTGCTGAACAAGACGCGCCTGGGCCTGAACGTGCGCGCCGTCACTCAGAATCGCAACATGGCGGCCTGCTGCGGCGTGCCCACCGGGCGCGTCGACATGCTCGCCTTTGGCCTAGGCTCGGGCATTGCCGGCCTTGGCGGCGTCGCGCTGAGCCAGATCGGCAACGTCGGCCCGGACCTCGGCCAGAGCTACATCATCGACTCGTTCCTGGTGGTGGTGCTCGGCGGTGTCGGTCAGTTGGCCGGTAGCGTGCTCGCCGCGTTTGGCCTGGGCATCGCCAACAAGATTCTCGAACCGCAGATCGGCGCCGTGCTCGGCAAGATCCTGATCCTCGCGCTGATCATTCTGTTTATCCAGAAACGTCCGCAAGGCCTCTTCGCACTGAAAGGACGGGTGATCGACTGA